The DNA segment CGCTTCTCCTTTTTGAGATATTCGAGGAGAATGGCACACGAGATGCCCGGCAGAATCAGGTGCTGCGAGATATCCTCACCCGACTCACCCCCGTGGACATGGAACGCCTGGCAAACATGCATGACTTACGCCCGCATGGAGATCGCCCATGGGTCAAAGGGATTATGGGCGGTTCCGACGATCACAGCTCACTCAACATCGCCCGGATGTACAGCACATTCACAGGCTCGCCGTCACTGGAGAACGTCCTGTCAGGCATTAAGGCCCATACCTGCCGTCCCGGAGGCTCTGCGGCCACGCCGCGAACCATGGCCCATAACCTCTACGGCATCGCCTACCAGTTTTATCGCTCACGAATTGGTGCCATGAGCCACGCCGCAAGCGAGCATATCTGCTTCCGATTTGCCCGAAACGTCCTTGAGCCTTGCGGAGAAAAGACAGAAACCAGTTCCATAGTAGATCGCTTTCTCCGCCTCATCGGACGGGGAAAATCAACACTGCACCGAGAATACGGCCCCACAGATTCAGTGCAGCAGATGCTGCTCAAAGAAGCGGGCACAATCATTATCAACGACCCTGACCTGATGCGTATCGCCCAGGGCAAGATCACTGACGTCCTTGTGCTTGAGCGGGAATGGTCTCGCTTTGTTTCTCTTGCCGCAAACAGGGTTCTCTCCCAGTTTGCGGATCGAACGCTCAATTCCCTGCTCGGGGCCAACCTCTTTGATGTCTTTCATTCCATCGGCTCGGCTGGCTCCCTCTATGCACTCCTCGTTCCCTACTTCGTGGGCTATGACCTCTTTTCCAGCGAGCGCAAGTTCTCTCGTGATTGCCTGGCTCGCTTTCGCAGCAAGCCCAGGGATAACGGGGGGCAAGACCTCAAGATCGCTCACTTCACGGATACTTTCGATGAAATAAACGGCGTGGCCCGCACGATTCGCCAACAACTCGAAATGGTGGCCCGCCACGGCAAAGATATGACCGTCATCACCTGTGGTGCCAAGGCAGATGTCCCCGGCGCTGTCAGCTTTGCCCCGGTCGGACGTTTCTCCATCCCGGAATATCCCGAGATAATTCTGGCATATCCGCCATTCCTCAATATGCTCACCCATTGTTTCGAGCAGGAATACGACTGCATTCTCGCGGCAACTCCCGGCCCGGTCGGACTCGCAGCCCTCGCCATCTCTAAAATCCTCAAGCTTCCTTTCCACGGCACGTATCATACCGCTTTTCCCGAATACGTGGGCGCTTTTACCGAAGATGCCACTCTCGAAGACGGCTGCTGGCGGTACATGAGTTGGTTTTATGACCAAATGCAGGTGATTTACGCCCCCAGCGAGGCCACCAAATTCGAACTCTCGGACCGAGGTATCGACCCGGAAAAAATCGTAACCTACCCCCGGGGAGTTGATACCGAACGATTCCATCCCACCAGACGAAACGGCTTCTATACCCAGTTTCAAATTCAAAGCCGCACCAAACTTCTCTATGTTGGCCGCATCTCACAGGAAAAGGGCCTTGATGCCCTGGCCGATGCTTTTTCCAAGGTCTCCAAGATACGTGAAGGTCTTCAATTAATTGTTGTCGGAGACGGCCCATACCTTTCTGAAATGCGACGAATTCTCAAAGGGACCCCCGTCACATTCACCGGAGTCCTGAAAGGGGATGCCCTCGCCCAAGCTTATGCCAGCGCGGACCTTTTCGTCTTCCCTTCAGCCACGGACACTTTCGGTAATGTGGTCCTCGAAGCCCAGGCTTCAGGCCTGCCCGTAATCGTCACTGACAAGGGCGGTCCGTGCGAAAATGTCTTGCCGAACGAAACCGGACTGATCTTTCCCGCTGATGATGTCGACGCGCTGCTTCGAGCCATCGTCTACATGATAGATACCCCAGAACGCATCGAATACATGGGGAAAAAGGCCAGGACCCATGTCGAGAACAGAACCTTCGACGCGACCTTCCTCAAGACCTGGGAAATTTTCGACTCCAACGTTAACGCCTAGATAAACGACCCCGAAAAGTCTGGCTGAAACCTATTGCTATTTTGACTGATATTTATACCAGACGCGTCGTGAAATACTCCGTTTCTTTCATGCTGGCCCCAGGTCTGCTGCGAAAATTCTGCTCAGGCTGGCACAGCAGGATGAACACATTCGAGAAATTGTCGATACCAAAGCCGTCACGGATTTTTTGAGAAGCGGGAAGCCTATGTTGATCCCGAAGGGACTCACACCGGGGAGAAAAAGCTG comes from the Pseudodesulfovibrio piezophilus C1TLV30 genome and includes:
- a CDS encoding glycosyltransferase is translated as MAESRFKVDMHVHSKFSTRPSQWILQKIGCPESFTEPTELYAIARKRGMDLVTITDHNTIQGALEIAHLPGTFISEEITTYFPEDRCKLHVLAYAIDEIQHAEIQKYRDNVFELVPYLRSQGIVHALAHPLFAVNDRLTPAHFERALLLFEIFEENGTRDARQNQVLRDILTRLTPVDMERLANMHDLRPHGDRPWVKGIMGGSDDHSSLNIARMYSTFTGSPSLENVLSGIKAHTCRPGGSAATPRTMAHNLYGIAYQFYRSRIGAMSHAASEHICFRFARNVLEPCGEKTETSSIVDRFLRLIGRGKSTLHREYGPTDSVQQMLLKEAGTIIINDPDLMRIAQGKITDVLVLEREWSRFVSLAANRVLSQFADRTLNSLLGANLFDVFHSIGSAGSLYALLVPYFVGYDLFSSERKFSRDCLARFRSKPRDNGGQDLKIAHFTDTFDEINGVARTIRQQLEMVARHGKDMTVITCGAKADVPGAVSFAPVGRFSIPEYPEIILAYPPFLNMLTHCFEQEYDCILAATPGPVGLAALAISKILKLPFHGTYHTAFPEYVGAFTEDATLEDGCWRYMSWFYDQMQVIYAPSEATKFELSDRGIDPEKIVTYPRGVDTERFHPTRRNGFYTQFQIQSRTKLLYVGRISQEKGLDALADAFSKVSKIREGLQLIVVGDGPYLSEMRRILKGTPVTFTGVLKGDALAQAYASADLFVFPSATDTFGNVVLEAQASGLPVIVTDKGGPCENVLPNETGLIFPADDVDALLRAIVYMIDTPERIEYMGKKARTHVENRTFDATFLKTWEIFDSNVNA